The Arachis duranensis cultivar V14167 chromosome 2, aradu.V14167.gnm2.J7QH, whole genome shotgun sequence genome has a window encoding:
- the LOC107476122 gene encoding RING-H2 finger protein ATL2, whose translation MDSSEIESNSKLYAKNGILFLTFTVLLFFLLLLIIFLHTFRHSCFPIRRRNSHRRHHRHRHTVPASNGIHPSLLTTLPTFTHPPSSPSAVGGGDSCAVCMSEFVAGEEGRVLPICRHAFHSQCIDAWFGSHSSCPLCRKPVHPVQPGSVVIEPGLEKWFPEPIWCPKKKPLEMELEMEKVQKMKNSSYCINIMGL comes from the coding sequence ATGGATTCATCAGAAATCGAATCCAATTCCAAGTTATATGCCAAAAACGGCATCCTCTTCCTTACCTTCACCGTACTccttttcttcctcctcctcctcatcattttcctccacactttCCGACACTCATGCTTTCCTATCCGCCGCCGTAACAGCCACCGTCGTCACCACCGCCACCGACACACTGTTCCCGCCAGCAACGGTATCCACCCTTCCCTTCTTACTACCCTCCCAACCTTCACACAccctccttcttctccttccgCCGTCGGCGGCGGCGACAGCTGTGCCGTGTGCATGTCGGAGTTCGTCGCCGGCGAGGAGGGCCGTGTCCTTCCGATTTGCCGCCACGCTTTTCATTCGCAATGCATAGATGCGTGGTTCGGTTCTCACTCGAGTTGCCCGCTTTGTAGGAAACCGGTTCATCCGGTTCAACCCGGTTCGGTGGTTATTGAACCGGGTCTGGAGAAGTGGTTTCCTGAACCGATTTGGTGCCCGAAGAAGAAACCGTTGGAGATGGAGTTGGAAATGGAGAAAGTGCAGAAGATGAAGAATAGTAGTTACTGTATAAATATAATGGGtctttaa
- the LOC107476079 gene encoding pectinesterase inhibitor 28-like, producing the protein MKTITTFLPLLTIFCIILGNHKTVAFDKNLKGNELINVVCSESQTKDLCLKVLTSDPSCPQASLQDLVLISLKVAAANASGILTECKTLIDDPNFDPAFQQGLADCKETLLDAEGQLEDTIAATLANKEHDAQVWLQAALAAIDTCDASIPGDDDILSQQSRAFRHLCNLAISLSKALDSSSKMKPK; encoded by the coding sequence atgaagACAATCACAACATTCTTGCCTCTCTTGACCATCTTTTGCATTATCCTAGGAAATCACAAAACTGTTGCATTTGATAAAAACCTCAAAGGGAACGAACTAATCAACGTAGTATGTAGCGAGTCACAAACAAAGGATCTATGTCTTAAGGTACTTACCTCGGACCCATCATGTCCTCAAGCAAGCCTACAAGACCTAGTCTTGATATCTCTTAAGGTCGCGGCCGCGAATGCGTCCGGCATCCTAACAGAATGCAAGACGCTTATCGACGACCCAAATTTTGACCCAGCATTCCAACAAGGTCTCGCTGATTGCAAGGAGACCTTGTTGGATGCCGAGGGTCAACTTGAGGACACCATTGCTGCCACATTGGCAAACAAAGAACATGATGCTCAAGTTTGGCTTCAAGCAGCATTGGCAGCCATTGATACTTGTGATGCTTCAATTCCTGGTGATGATGATATTTTGTCCCAACAAAGTAGAGCTTTTCGCCATCTTTGCAACCTTGCCATTTCTCTTAGCAAGGCCTTGGATTCTTCTTCTAAGATGAAgcctaaataa